gAATACTGTGCCCGgcacaatatttgttgaataattgaagataaaaataactgaaaggaTATCTAGTAAGGTCATTCAGAAATAAGCACTATTAATATTTCAGTGTTCTATgaatatttctaatatatatcTGGAATCGTTCTATTTAAGTAATGTTTCTTTGGCTCAAAagtctatcaaaaaaaaaaaagtctatcaaAGGTATGTTTCCAAATcagcatttataaataaaatccatCTTGCAAGCTGCACAGTATTCCAAAGCAGGAAGCTTCCATATTCCAGTTAAAGTCTCTTACtcgtggacacttaggttgtttccatttttctgtatttgtagATCTTTACTGCATACACCTTTCTGTATCTGTTCGAACAATTTACTGGACGGGATGAGCCCAGTCTGTTCTATTGAGACTGATGACGTAGATGTTATCTGGTCCCCCGCCGCCCGCTACTGGCCCCAGTGGAGAACGGCACAggagatttttttccattgtggCCTTAGTGTTCTTTCAACGCCCTCTACTGACAAAGACTAACATATAATTGGCTGGCGAAGGAGAACCATCTACGAATCTGGCTCCATTATCACAAAGCAGGACCAAAAGGGTTTattggagggggggggggggtctgagAGACAATAAATTAACCGGCACACCTACCAAATACTCTATCGGGCATTGCTGGTAGTTGGTAAATTACTCGTATATAATTGTATTGAAGTTGACCATCttattgcattttcttttccttctgatagttttagtttatttttctagctagaaaatataaatatatattgtaaagagtaaaatttttctttccagaaaagttatattcatttctagaatttatacttattatttttcttgtcttataGCATTGTCCAGAACTCCCAAAGTGTTAAAAATCaggacagggacttccctctGGTCCAATGGCTAAAACTCTGGACTTCCAATGCAGTGAGTGGATGTTcgagatccctggtcagggaactagatcccacacgacACAACTAAGATCCTGGTGcagctaaaaataataaatgaatgaataaaaagaaataaatattgaaaaaattcaGGACAGCGGGCATCATTGGCTTGGGTAATGATAATACTTTTTGTTTGTCTCTGATATATATTTCCATGCTTGTATTATGGAGCATCTATTCTCATTTGAAGAAGAAAGACCTAGTGGTTCCTCGGTATGTTTTCCCTTTCAATAGTAAGTTTTCAGTGGGCATGTGGCCCTtaagaataaagaatatatatttccaGTCTACTGCATTGAAGTATGGTATTTCATGTATTTATACTGAAGACAATGATACATAAGCAGATGTGCTGTATGTATCTTACTAGAAAGGGGTTctgtttttctattctcttttccCCAACTGCTAGCAGAAATTTGGACATGGGGTCATGGACCATGCAGATGACACTAACCCTAGGGGTGTCAAAGCAAGAAGGTGGAAGTGCCTGGATTCCTGATTATTGTGGGTGGATTTATGCCCAGATGATGGTGTAAGAGAGAAACAGATACTGAGATTAAGCCACTCTTATTTTGGATCTCTATTTTAACCAGAATGTAAACCCTAACTAGCATTACTGCCTGCTAAGAGtttattcttgcctgagagattgcatgcacagaggagcctggcaggctacagtccacggggtcgcaaagggttggacacgactgactacacgcatgcacacactgtGTGCACTTTATGCAGGGGTAGCTAATTTCCCCACCTAAAGTCTCTCCCCATCTCAAGCAAATAATGTTCAAATCCTTTGACCTGAGTCTCTCTTTTCACCCAGCCTACTGGAAAATTGGCAATGGTCCTAGTGCCTTTCCTGTCAAATCTAAACTCAAGATAAAATCagattttctttcagtctttaaaaaaaaaaagtaaaaatacatattttttatttttataatttctctatGGGATACTGGATATTCTGAATTTCTATGTGATCTTGACTAAACCTTGATATGATTTTTCTAGGAAATCATCTCTTTCATCAACAATTTCAGATTAACATGAAGTTGTACATAATATTCCCATttggttaaaattttttaaattggcacATATGATTAAGTCCCACTGCTTGTCTGGGGTCAGTGAAGTGAGACTTTAATGGCGGTGGGGCAGCAGGCTTGGAGGAGTCTAGGTATCTACTGACTTTGTGGATTAGGGCTGCTGTGCCAGTTCTGCCATAAGCTATCTCCAGCCCACCTACAGGTGTTGTCTTAAGAAATTCACTTCTATCTTGTTTAAGATCATCTTTATTTTGGGTCTCTATTATTTGCAGTTGAACTGAATCCTGATTCattacctcatagggttgttataaagattaaataaatgagagaatACACATAGACCACTTAGCCCAATACTAACTTTTAACACAAGGAAACACTCAATAAAGAATGGGTATTCTCAGGGAATTATTCATCACCAGGAGCCTGTCAAACGGTCACGCCACAGGAAAGAGGACTCATGCATGAGAGACAGCAGGAGTTAGGACCTCCCAGGCATCTTTTCCACTTTCCCTGGAAGATTTGAGCCCAGCTTGTTCTGGTCGGTGGCCTGTTGGATCTTAATCATTAGGGCTCACTTGGAGCTTTGTTGAGAACAGAAAAACTGGCATTAGTTCCAGGAGGTGACAGGCGCAAGCCACAGAGTCCTGCCTCTGCAACCCAGGCAGGAAGCCTGCCTGATCACACATCTCTGGATGGCCGGGGAGCATGAGAAAGTGGACGCCATGGTCGGACCATTTTCATGAACGCCCATTCTCCACCCTTCACACAACACACCAGGGTGAAATCGCAGGCCATAGCCTCTCTCAAGTCTCACCTTTCTAaccaacccccacccctcccttccaCCACTGGTGTCATTTCAACTCCTGGAACACCAATCTTCCTCAGGGTAGGGCTTTTATTCATTCTGTTCCCCTAGCTTGCAAGGTCCTACCCCCAAAGCCCAAACGTTCCCTCCTGTGAGGGGCCGTCTCCAACAACCAGTACCTACCATCCTCCCGTACTTCACCCGGTTCCTTTTTTTCTGGTATCTGTCACTACTTGAAAGTAATGTATATGTCATTCATACGTTTACACTGCTTGTTAGTCTCCCTTGCTAGAGCGGATCCCCTTGAGGGCACGGATCTTGTCTTGTCTGGTTTTTTTCATCGCTTATTCTTCGATATTTAGCAAAGGACCTGGAAGGCACGTTTTCATTTCGTATTTGAAAAATGAAGGAGTGAATGCAGCAAAGCCCCTATTTAACGTTTCCTCGCCCTTTACCATCCACCCCTGCGCGCCACTCATCACCATGTCCCCCTCCAGCATGGACTGCCTCACTTTCCCCGGCTCCCAGCAAAAGAATCAAGGTCTTCTTCAGGCAGTTTCCACACCCGACTTTTCCAGGCAGCCCAGTTAGGCCCTGCTTCAAGGCTCAGCAGGTGTTAAGAGCGCTGGGAGGAAGCGTCTGGGCTCTCGCTGAACTCCTGTGCCGGGGCCACGACTCGCCGGCTACCGTGCATAGGCCAGCCATTACCAGGGCCTTATGTGGTCTCTGGGCAGCAATAAGTCTCAGCTCTTCTCAAGAAGCTAAGCTGGAAGCGGCTGTGGCCCGAGCCCTCGCCTTCTGTCCGCCCCCTCTCTAGGACGGCAGGAGGTTTGGCGTCTCGGTGGTAGGCCTGGCTGAGCGGAAAAGGCAAAGTTCCAAAGCCCAAAGCGTCGACCAGTTGCCAGGCAACCGTGCGGCTAGGGGGCGTGAGGGGGAGGGAATGCCTAGAAAACGAACATCTGTCTTAACTGGTCACTTTTGCTGGAGCCCACCCCCTAGCCCCGCCTCGACACTTGATTGGCAAAGGCCAACGTGGGAGGGGCGGGACCTTACGAAACTCGTCCTCCGGGATATGAGGCGACCCCCAGACTGCCGACTCCGCGAGGTCACACGAGTTTGGGAGGAGTTTCTCAGGCTATCGCAGTGCTGAATCAGCCGACGTCCCCGGCCCGGCCCAGGTACGGCATTATGCCTTTAGCAAGGACTTGGGCCggagaattccctggcggtccaatgaTTAGGAACTCgaagttttcattttatcaaGGCCAAGGGTAAAACAAGCAGGCAGGCTTAGGCAGGGCAAATTACAAAGGACATgtactataatgaaagctgagcgccgaagaattgatgtttttgaactgtggtgttggagaagactcttgagagtcccttggactgcatgcaaggagatccaaccagtccatcctaaaggaaatcagtcctgaatattcattggaaggacagatgctgaagcttaaactccaatactttggccacctgatgtgaagaaccaactcatctgaaaagatcctgatactgggaaagattgaaggtgggaggagaaggggacaacagagaatgagatggttggatggcatcactgacttgatggacacgagtttgagtaaactccgggagttggtgaaggacagggaagccaggcgtgctgcagtccatggggtcgcaaagagtcagacacaagtgagagaCTGAACTGTGCAAAAAGGCCAAGGAAGTGAGAAGTAGGAGAGGGAGATGGCATCAGCCTCAGAAAGGACCAGGAGAGGTAGGGGATCCCTGGTAAGTGAGAAATCCTCACTGGATTGAAGCTGGGACCTGAGGGATGCAGGTGAAAATGTGCAACCACAAAATGCAGGCCCCAGTGCCTGAGACAGGAGACAAGGTAGGCAGAAGACACTGAGCATGAATTGCCATGCTGACTCTGCCCTGCTCCCGACTCCCTAGGAAAAAAGCCATGGCAGGGCCCAGGGCTCAGCGGGAACACCTAATGACAAGAGCAGCAGAAGTGGCCAGTTGGCTTCAGGTTGGAAACCTCTAGATTCTGGAATGGGTCCCAAGCCAGGTAAAGCCTGGGAAGGAAGGTGCCTTCTCAGAGGACTGAGTGAGAATGCATAGTTGCCCCGGAAGGCTCCACTTTCCCCACGAGTCCAGCATCAGCTTCCAGGGCCCCATGAAAGGAAGCTATAGGCTGTCGCTTGAATTCCAAGGCCTTTAATTTGCGGCGAGCACGCCTGGTCCTCATCTGAGCTCCTCCCGTGTTGCCACCCCCATGCCAgcacctccctgcctcccttcctggGTCTCCCAGGTCACACCCCCACAGCAgatgccccagcccctccctcccagcctcctaGGTAGGGGGAAGTGAGGGTGCTGCCAGAGCCTCGGCCGCCCCCAGCATCAGCATGGCCAGGGCCTTGGGCCCCGCCGTGTGGATCTTCTCGTGCCGATGCAGGTTGGAACGCCGGCTAAAGCTCTTGCCGCACAGTGGGCAGGAGTAGGGCCGGACGCCGCGGTGGGTGCGCTGGTGGGCGGTGAGGTGCGAGCTGTGGCTGAAGCTCTTGCCGCAGTCGAGGCAGTGGTAGGGCTTCTCGCCGGTGTGCGTGCGGTTGTGCGCAATGAGGTTGGATCGCTGGCTGAAGCACTTTCCGCATTCGGGGCATGGGTAGGGCTTGACCCCGGTGTGGGTGCGCTGGTGGGTGACCAGGGCCGAGCTCTGCGTGAAGCACTTGCCACAGATGGGGCACTTGTGCGGCTTGGCGCCCGTGTGGGTGCCCTGGTGGGTGACCAGGTCCGAGCGGCGAGTGAAGCGCTTGGCACAGCGGTCGCACACGTagggcttctcgcccgtgtgGATGCGCTGGTGCTGGATCAGCGTCGAGTGGTGGCTGAAGCTCTTCCAGCAGGACGGGCAGGTGTagggcttctcgcccgtgtgGATGATCTGGTGCTGGATCAGGTGCGAGCTGCGGCCGAAGCGCTTGCCGCAGTCCGTGCAGGCGTagggcttctcgcccgtgtgCGTACGCCGGTGCGTCACCAGGTGTGAGTGCCAGCTGAAGGCCTTGCCGCACTGCTCGCACTTGTAGGTCTTCTTGCCCGCCTCGCTGTCCAGCGCCAGGCCCTCCTCGCTGCTCTCGGGGGCGGCTGTCTCCCCTTCCCTGGGCTGCTCTGGGAAGTGGCCCTCCTGGGTTTTCGGGAGGTCGGTATCAGGCGGGGCTGATTCCGGCTGCGCCTCCTCCACGGGACAGGGCTGCACATCGTCCTTGGCTGGCCCTGAGTTCTGGCCGCTGGCTGCTCGCTGCCTGCACCGCGGGGCCTCCCCCTGGGCTCTTCCCACTCTGCAGGAAGGACTTTTGAAGGACTTTGCATCGCCAAGGGCTCCCAGGGATGCAGCCAGCTCCTCCTTGTCTGGCTCTACCACTCCTggataaacagggtttccagcaAGAGAGAGGCTTTCATGAGGGCCCCAGGGGAGTTCTGGAGATGGAGATGAGGGCAAGCACCTGCGGGGCACCCTGGAAGCAAGAGCCACCTCCACACAGGAGGGGAGGTGGGTAGCCCCGGCCCAGGAGGGGCTGTGTGTCTGCACCCCACAGGAAACAGCCCGCACTGACCTGGGGCATCAGCGAGTGACAGCCAAGACCCCACTACTCCACCCACCTGTCCCCTCTGCACGCacctcttttctcctcctcacGTCCCAACTGCCTGCTGGAGCCCGGGGCCTCGCCCTTGCCCTGCACTTGAGAGGCCCAGAAAGGTCTGTTGAAGGGAAACCCTGCTTGGAAAGAAATGCTGCGCTCAGCCAGGGCCCTTCGGGCTGCACAGTGGGAGATACCAGCACCCACCCTCCAGAGAAGTGATGGAGCAAAAGAGGGGGTGCAGCTCTGCAAATACAGGGCAAAACCAGATGGCCACACCCTCTCAGGGCACAGTTTCCCAGCATCATCCGGACACTCTTCTCAGGGCTGGCCACCCCTGTGTCACACAGCCCCCAGCAGTGGGCCCCCTCAGTCAGAATCCAGAGGCATCTTCCTCTCCTGCACCTGCACCTTTCcaggaccataaagagggctccTGGGACAGGGGCAGTGGGCAGAGAGAGGCCAGCAGGAGGGCTGGGCTGAGAGGGCTAGGGACACAGACCACCCATACATCAGGGACCACGTCCCATTTGCCAAGTCCCCCAGGTTTGAGGGCCTGGGAATTCTGGTCAAGCCAGGAAGACAGCAGAGGGGGCCCTGGGCTTCACGACCTGATCCAAGCCCCATGGGAGCAAAGGAACGCGTGGACCAGTGGGTGGTTTAGGGCATTCATGAGGCCCACCATGGGGGTGCGACGGGAGGTTGGTTCCCTCTGATCTCCCAGGACTTGCCTGGACCTGCTGGCCGAGGCCCCAGAGAGTCCCAACATTGGGTGGTGAGCAAACCTGAGATAATTACAGGCATGAGCAGAGCCACTGCTGTGATCCTGAGGCCTACCACCAAAGTCAGAAGGTGgaaccacccagtctgtggctCCACCGAGACTAGCAGGTGTGTAACAGACACGCAGACAGACtgaccaaatgaatgaatgaacgctCTGATTTTCCCATAAACCCTCATAAAATTCTGTCATGAAAACCAGAGCTTGAATTTGAGGAGTCAAAGCCCTGGGACTTAATTACTCACCACGAGAAAAACCGAGGGAACCAAGGCCCCTCTGAGAAGAGGACATGGCCCTGGGAGAGGAATGTGACAGCTCAGAGTCAAAGGCCTGGAGGGACCAGCTGGCACCGTTCCCCATCCCCTGGGCCTGCAGCCTGGCCCAGAGCAAAGCTTTCTGCTCAGACACCTCTGAAGCTGGGcttggaggggagaggaaggggagctACTGGAAGGAGCTAGGGAAGAActggagca
This window of the Capricornis sumatraensis isolate serow.1 chromosome 3, serow.2, whole genome shotgun sequence genome carries:
- the ZNF205 gene encoding transcriptional repressor RHIT isoform X2; the encoded protein is MSRRRWLISFCSSRLLARSWRGLGQHEHKTTQRCFLALRFKKMSADDRGIRATQNKERARETPGHGHSCQEMLSESEGPVPLGEARESPRIKVEPEEPHPEGVSPETRAQGARGWVPLSQGAKEKVCFLPGGAPPAPQIPVPSCEGRTRDRQMATALLTAWSQMPVTFEDVALYLSREEWGRLDHTQQSFYREVLQKRSGLSLGFPFNRPFWASQVQGKGEAPGSSRQLGREEEKRGVVEPDKEELAASLGALGDAKSFKSPSCRVGRAQGEAPRCRQRAASGQNSGPAKDDVQPCPVEEAQPESAPPDTDLPKTQEGHFPEQPREGETAAPESSEEGLALDSEAGKKTYKCEQCGKAFSWHSHLVTHRRTHTGEKPYACTDCGKRFGRSSHLIQHQIIHTGEKPYTCPSCWKSFSHHSTLIQHQRIHTGEKPYVCDRCAKRFTRRSDLVTHQGTHTGAKPHKCPICGKCFTQSSALVTHQRTHTGVKPYPCPECGKCFSQRSNLIAHNRTHTGEKPYHCLDCGKSFSHSSHLTAHQRTHRGVRPYSCPLCGKSFSRRSNLHRHEKIHTAGPKALAMLMLGAAEALAAPSLPPT
- the ZNF205 gene encoding transcriptional repressor RHIT isoform X1, with amino-acid sequence MSRRRWLISFCSSRLLARSWRGLGQHEHKTTQRCFLALRFKKMSADDRGIRATQNKERARETPGHGHSCQEMLSESEGPVPLGEARESPRIKVEPEEPHPEGVSPETRAQGARGWVPLSQGAKEKVCFLPGGAPPAPQIPVPSCEGRTRDRQMATALLTAWSQMPVTFEDVALYLSREEWGRLDHTQQSFYREVLQKRSGLSLAGFPFNRPFWASQVQGKGEAPGSSRQLGREEEKRGVVEPDKEELAASLGALGDAKSFKSPSCRVGRAQGEAPRCRQRAASGQNSGPAKDDVQPCPVEEAQPESAPPDTDLPKTQEGHFPEQPREGETAAPESSEEGLALDSEAGKKTYKCEQCGKAFSWHSHLVTHRRTHTGEKPYACTDCGKRFGRSSHLIQHQIIHTGEKPYTCPSCWKSFSHHSTLIQHQRIHTGEKPYVCDRCAKRFTRRSDLVTHQGTHTGAKPHKCPICGKCFTQSSALVTHQRTHTGVKPYPCPECGKCFSQRSNLIAHNRTHTGEKPYHCLDCGKSFSHSSHLTAHQRTHRGVRPYSCPLCGKSFSRRSNLHRHEKIHTAGPKALAMLMLGAAEALAAPSLPPT